From Micromonospora auratinigra:
GCCTCGTCGAAGCCGAGGAAGATCCCGGTCAGCGGGTACCACGCCTTGTAGACGGACTCCTTGGCGCTGAACAGCAGGCGGTCCCAGGGTGGCCCCGGGTGCCGGCCGGTCAGCCGGCGCACCATGGCCTGCTCCTCGGGCAGGGCGACCGCGTCGAGGACGCCGTCGGGCAGCGGGGCGTCGGGCTCGGCGTCGATGCCGAGCGAGCGGACGTCCTCCTGGCGGGCGACCACCGCGGCGCGGTAGCCGGCGCAGTGGGTGAGGCTGCCGGTCACGCCGCCGGGCCACAGCGGCGCGCCGCGCTCCCCGGTGAGGATCGGGCCGGTCGGCAGGCCGAGGGCGCGCAGCGCGCGCCGGGCGCAGGTGCGGGCGGTGGTGAACTCGCGCCAGCGCTTGTCGACGGCCCGGGCGACCAGGGCGGCCTCCTGCGGGTGCAGCGGCTCGACGTCGCTGTCGTCGTACGCCTCGACGGCCGCGACCGCCGGGGGCAGGAGCTGTCCGATCATGCGGAAGTCCCGATGGTCCAGCTGTCGCCGCCCGCGAGCAGCGCGGCGAGCTGCCGTTCGGGGCTGTCCTGGCTGCTCGCCCCGGCGACCTGCGCCCGGACGACGGCGTCGTACGCGGGTCGGGTGACGGCCCGCAGCACGCCGATGGGGGTGTTGCGCAGGTCGAGGCCGGGCAGCCGGGAGAGTGCGAAGGCGTAGGCGGGGTCGGTGACGGTGGCGTCGTGCACGACGATGTCCTGCGTCGGGGTGGTCGCCGTTTCCCGGACTTCCAGTCCGAAGCCGCCGGGTGGGTGCACGACGCAGTGTTGGCCGTCTTTGCCGAAGGTGATGGGCTGGCCGTGTTCCAGGCGGATGAGGTGGTCGTCGCGGGTGGCCGGCTCCTTGAGCTGGTCGAAGGCGCCGTCGTTGAAGATGTTGCAGTTCTGGTAGATCTCGACGAACGCGGAGCCCTGGTGTTGGGCGGCCGCCCGGAGCACCGACTGGAGGTGCTTGCGGTCGGAGTCGATGGTGCGGGCCACGAAGGTGGCTTCCGCGCCCAGGGCCAGCGACAGCGGGTTGAAGGGGGCGTCCGCGGAGCCGACGGGGGTCGACTTGGTGATCTTTCCGACCTCGGAGGTGGGTGAGTACTGGCCCTTGGTCAGGCCGTAGATCCGGTTGTTGAACAGCAGGATGGTGAGGTTGACGTTGCGGCGTAGGGCGTGGATGAGGTGGTTGCCGCCGATGGAGAGGGCGTCGCCGTCGCCGGTGACGACCCAGACCGACAGGTCGGGTCGGGTGACGGACAGGCCGGTGGCGATGGCGGGGGCGCGGCCGTGGATGGAGTGCATCCCGTAGGTGTTCATGTAGTACGGGAAGCGCGAGGAGCAGCCGATGCCGGAGACGAAGACGGTGTTCTCACGCTTGATGCCGAGTTCGGGCATGAAGCCCTGGACGGCGGCGAGGATGGCGTAGTCGCCGCAGCCGGGGCACCAGCGGACTTCCTGGTCGGACTTGAAGTCCTTGGCGGTGAGCTTGAGGGCGACGGGCTCAGACATTCTTCAGGACCTCTTCCAGCATCGTCTCCAGTTCCGCGGCGGTGAAGGGCAGGCCGCGGACCTGGTTGTAGCCGATCGCGTCGACCAGGTAGGTCGCCCGGATGACATGGGCGAGCTGGCCGAGGTTCATCTCCGGGATGACGACCCGCTCATAGGAGGCGAGCACGTCACCGAGGTTCGCGGGCATCGGCGCGAGGTGGCGCAGGTGCGCCTGGGCGATCTTCAGGCCGCGCTGGCGCAGGCCGCGGCAGGCCGCGCCGATCGGCCCGTAGGTGGAACCCCAGCCGAGGACCAGCACGCGGGCGTCGCCGTCGGGGTCCTCGACCTCGATGCCGGGCACGGGGATGGTGGCGATGCGGGCGGCGCGGGTCCGGACCATGAAGTCGTGGTTGGCCGGGTCGTAGGAGATGTCGCCGGTCTTGTCGGCCTTCTCCAGACCGCCGATGCGGTGCTCCAGGCCTGGGGTGCCGGGGATGGCCCACGGCCGCGCCAGGGTTTCCGGGTCCCGCAGGTAGGGCAGGAACGTCGTGCCGTCCTCACCGTTCGGGGTCGTGGCGAACTCGACCCGCAGGTCGGGCAGCGAGTCGACGTCGGGCAGCAGCCACGGCTCGGAGCCGTTGGCGACGTAGTTGTCCGACAACAGGATCACCGGCGTGCGATACGTCAACGCGATCCGCGCCGCCTCCAGAGCGGCGTGGAAACAGTCCGACGGCGAGCGTGGGGCGATCACCGCCACGGGAGCTTCCCCGTGGCGGCCGTGCAGCGCCATGTTGAGGTCGGCCTGCTCGGTCTTGGTCGGCATCCCCGTCGACGGGCCGGCGCGCTGCACGTCCACGATCACCAACGGCAGTTCGAGGGCGACGGCCAGGGAGATCGTTTCGCTCTTGAGCGCCACACCCGGGCCGCTGGTGGTGGTGACACCGAGCGCGCCGCCGTAGGAGGCACCCAGCGCCGCGCCGACCGCGGCGATCTCGTCCTCGGCCTGCATCGTCACCACACCGAGCTTCTTGTGCTTCGACAGCTCGTGCAGGATGTCCGACGCCGGAGTGATCGGGTACGCGCCGAGGAACACCGGCAACCCGGAACGCACCCCGGCGGCCACGAGGCCCAGGGACAGGGCGGCGTTACCGGTGATGTTGCGGTAGGTGCCCGGCAGCATCTTCGCCGGCTTCACCTCATACCGGACCGAGAAGTCCTCGGTGGTCTCCCCGAAGTTCCACCCCGCCCGGAACGCCGCCACGTTCGCCGCCACCAACTCGGGACGGGCGGCGAACTTGCGCTCCAGGAACCGCAGGGTCGACTCGTACGGGCGGGAGTACATCCAGCTCAGCAGACCCAGCGCGAACATGTTCTTGGCCCGCTCGGCGTCCTTCTTCGACACCTCGTGCTCGGCCAGCGCGCCGACCGTCATCGACGTCAACGCCACCGGGTGCACCACATACCCGGCCAGCGAATCGTCGTCGAGCGGACTGGTCGCGTAGCCGACCTTCGCGAGGTTACGGCGGGTGAACTCATCGGTGTTCACGATGATGTCCGCACCCCGCGGCAGATCCGCCAGATTCGCCTTCAACGCCGCCGGATTCATCGCCACCAACACGTTCGGCGCATCACCCGGCGTCAGGATGTCGTAGTCCGCGAAATGCACCTGGAACGACGACACCCCCGGCAGGGTGCCGGCAGGCGCCCGAATCTCCGCCGGGAAATTCGGCAACGTCGAAATGTCATTACCCAACTGGGCCGTCTCCGACGTGAACCGGTCACCCGTGAGCTGCATACCATCACCCGAGTCACCGGCGAACCGAATCACCACCCGGTCCAGTCGGCGGACCTGCTTGGCCCCGGCACCGGTCACCGCTGAGGTCATCTGCGCTCACGTCCCTCCCCGTCGGGCACGGCGTCCCGGTGGCGTGATCGCAGCGTCGGGACCGGGGCGGCCGGTACGCCGGAAGGGGCGCCGGGCCGCCGACGACAGCGCGTGCGACCACACGCTAATTTCCGGCCCCGGGCGCGCCAACCCTTAACCAGCCCCTACCAGGGCCTCCGCCAGCAGTGGGGCTTTCGGAGTCCGGGAGCGGTCCGGGCCTCGCCCCGGCATGGGACACTTGTATACATGGGCGAGCCGACCAGCGGGGCAGTGGTCGAACCCGGAGCACCGCTCCGCCCGGGTGATCCGCAGCAGGTCGGTCCCTACCTGCTGCGGCGGCGGCTCGGCTCCGGCGGCATGGGCGTGGTCTTCCTGGCCCGGGCCCCCGGCGGCGGCCCGGTCGCCGTCAAGGTGGTCCACCACGAGCTGCGCGCCCGGCCCGAGTTCCGTCGGCTCTTCGCCCGCGAGGTCGCGGCCGCCAGCCGGGTCGCGGACTTCTGCACCGCCCGGGTGCTCGACGCCGACCCGGACGGCCCGGTGCCCTACCTCGTCACCGAGTACGTCGACGGCCTCTCCCTGCACGACCACGTCGCCCGGCACGGCTCGCTCTCCGGGCCGCAGGCCGAGGCCCTGGCCGTCGGGGTGGCGGCCGGGCTGACCGCGATCCACTCGGCCGGGCTGGCCCACGGTGACCTGACGCCGCGCAACGTGCTGCTGTCGCCGTTCGGCCCGAAGGTCATCGACTTCGGGCTGGCCAGCCTGATCCACACCCTCGACCTGACCGCCGGGCCGTCGTACGGGACACCGGGCTGGCTGGCCCCCGAGCGGCTGGCGGGCCGTCCCCCCGCGCAACCGGCGGACGTCTGGGCCTGGGGCATCCTGGTGGCCTGGGCGGCGACCGGCCGGCTGCCGGTGGATCCCCGGTCCGGCGCGGCCGGCGTACCCGACCTGCGGGCCCTGCCCGCCGGCCTGGCGGCGGTGGTGGCGCGGGCCCTGCACGCCGACCCGCGACGGCGGCCCACCGCCCGTGAGGCCATGCTGGTCCTGGTCGGCAGCGCCGACACGGCCAGCATCCGCTCGGCCATGGGGCCGGTGACCACGACGACCGTGGCCCGCGAGGCCACCCGCTGGTACGACGGCGGCCAGCCGGCCACCCTGGTCGACGCCCCGCCCCGGCCCCGCCCCCGGCGGTCCTGGCCGACCGTGCTGGCCTGGGTCGTCACGCTCGTCGCGGTGTCCGCGCTGGCGGTCGTGGCGCTGCGCCGCACCGACGACGGCGCCCCGGTGAACGCCGCCCCGCACCGGCCGGCCCCGAGCAGCGCCCCGGCCAGCCCGTCGCCGAGTTCCTCCCCGAGCCCGAGCCCGCGCCCGGCGCCCGCCCGGCCGAGCGGTCAGGACGGTTCGCTGGCGTTCACGGTGCGCGACGTGCGGTGCGGGACGCGGGAGATCGGCATGTGGCCCCTCACCCACAAGGCGGAGGGCGTCTACTGCATGGTCGACGTCGACGTGACCAACAAGGGGGCGAAGACGGCCATCGTCTGGGTGCCGAGCCAGCAGCTGGTCGACACGAACGGGCGCGGCTACACCCCGGACGCCCGCGCCCTGCTCTACCATCCGGACACCCAGCGGTTGACCAGAGGCATCAAGCCGGGCGCGACGGTCAGCGGGTCGCTGGTCTACGACACGCCGGTCGGCACCGACTTCCGCCAACTCGTCGTCCACGACAGCCCGCTCAGCGCCGGCACCACGATCGAGCTGCCATGACCGGGAAGGCCGAGGACCTGGAGGACCTCAACGTCACCGTCGCCACCCACCTGCTGGCGCGGACCCTGACCCGCGCCCTGCGGGCCACCGGGCGGGGCGTCGCGCTGCTCGCCACCGCCGCGCTCAGCCTGGTGCTGTTCATCGCCACCACGCTGGCCACCGCGTTCCTCCTGCTGGGGGTGGGCGTGCTGCTGGTGCCGCTGGTGACCACGCTGGTGCGGCGGCTGACCGGGGTGTGCCGCGCGCTGGCCGAGGCGTCGGGTGTGCAGATCCCGACGCCCTACCTGCCGCCGCTGCCGGCGGAGCCGGGGATGGTCGGCTGGGTGCAGCGCTGCCGGTCCATCCTCACCGACCCGGCCACCTGGCGGGACCTGCTCTTCCTGCTGCTCAACGTGGTGGTGGGCTTCGCGCTCGGGCTGCTGCCGGTGACCCTGCTGGTCTACTCGCTGGAGGGGCTGCTCCTCTCCGCCGGCTTCTGGATGCTGATGCGCGAGTCCGGGGTCAACTTCTGGTACGGCCTCACCCCCATGGACACCTGGCCGCACGCCGCGCTCGGCGCGCTGGTCGCGGTGGTGGCCTTCGCCATCTGGGCGGCGTCCGCGCCGGGGGTGGTCGCCGGCCACGCGCACTTCGCCGCGGCGCTGCTCGGGCCCAGCGAGCGGTCCCGGATCGCCTCGCGGATGCGGCACCTCTCCGAGACCCGCTCGGACGTCATCAACATCCAGGCCACCGAGCTGCGCCGGATCGAGCGGGACCTGCACGACGGCGCGCAGGCCCGGCTGGTGGCGATCGGCATGAAGCTCGGCGCGGCGACCCGGCAGCTGCGGACCAACCCGGACGTGGCGGAGACGCTGCTGGTGGACGCCCGCAACGCCACCGCCGCCGCGCTGGAGGAGTTGCGCTGCCTGATCCGCGGCATCCACCCGCCGGTGCTGGCCGAACGGGGCCTGGAGGACGCGATCCGGGCCGTCGCGCTGGAAAGCCCGCTGGAGGTCGACGTGACCGTCGACGTGCCGGGGCGGCTCGCCGCGCCGGCCGAGTCGGCGGTCTACTTCGCCATCTCGGAATTGCTGACCAACGTGGCCAAGCACGCCGACGCCGACCGGGCCGGCGTGGACCTGCGCCACGAGGACGGCGTGCTGCGGGCGACGGTGATCGACAACGGTCAGGGCGGGGCGGACGCGGCCAACGGCACGGGTCTGCGGGGCATCGAGCGGCGTTGTGCTAGTTTCGACGGGACGCTCGTCCTCAGCAGTCCGATGGGTGGACCGACCATCGTGATCCTGGAGCTGCCGTGCGCGTTGTACTAGCCGAGGACCTGTTCCTTCTGCGACAGGGCATGGTGCAGCTCCTCGAGTCGTACGACTTCGAGATCGTGGCGGCGGTCGACAACGGACCGGCCCTGCTCGACGCGCTGGTGACGCTGCGGCCCGAGGTGGCGGTGGTCGACGTCCGGCTGCCCCCGACCTTCACCGACGAGGGGTTGCAGGCCGCCCTGGAGGCCCGCCGCCGGCACCCCGGACTACCCATCCTGGTCCTCTCCCAGCACGTCGAGCAGTTGTACGCCAAGGAGCTGCTCGCCGACGCCAGCGGCGGCATCGGCTACCTGCTCAAGGACCGGGTGCTCAACAGCGACCAGTTCGTCGACGCGATCCGCCGGGTGGCCGACGGTGGCACCGCGATGGACCCGCAGGTGATCTCCCAGCTGCTGGCCGGGCAGTCCCGGCGGGAGCCGCTGTCCACGTTGACCCCGCGCGAGCGGGAGGTGCTGAAGCTGATGGCCGAGGGGTGTTCCAACACCGCCATCGCGCAGCGGCTGATCGTCAGCCAGGGCGCGGTCGCCAAGTACACGACCAGCATCTTCACCAAGCTCGACCTGGCGCCGGCGGACGACAGCAACCGCCGGGTGCTGGCCGTGCTGGCGTACCTCAACGGCACCCGCGCCGACGCGATCTGATCCGGTCCCGCCGGCACGGGCGCGCCCCCGGTCGGTCGACCGGGGGCGCGCCGTGCCGGTGCCTGGTCACTCGACGGCGACGGCGGCCTCCGCCGGCCGGGTGAGCATCACCCGGCGGCCCGGCAGCAGGGTCGCGGCGAACGCGAGCACCGCGGCCCCGGCCACCACCGCCAGGTAGATCCAGAACGGTCCGGACGGTACGGGCCGGCCCAGTGTCACGATGCTGAACGGCATCAGGGTGGCGACGGAGGCGATGGTCCCGAGCACCACCCCGATGATCGTCACCATGCCGGCCTCGACGGTGAGCATCTGCAGGGCCTGCTTGCGGGTGGCCCCGATGAGCCGTTGCATGCCCAGCTCCCGCCGGCGGCCGGCGGTCGCCACGATCAGCGTGTTCGCCACCGAGATCATGGTGTAGCCGGCGACCAGGGCGACGAGCAGGTAGTTGACCCAGGCCTGGGTCTTGGTCCGCTCGGCGAACGTGGTGATCTCGTCGCGGCCGCCGAGCAGGGTGCCCGGCTGGCCGGCGACCTTCTGCCGCAGGGTCTCCGCCAGCGCGTCGCGGTTCGTGCCGGGCGCGGCGGTGACCAGGATCTGCCGGGCGAGGCCGGTGGTGCTGTGCGCGGCGAGCAGCTCCGCCGGCAGCAGGATGGTCTCGAAGCCCTCCTTCGCCGGATAGAGCGCGACCACCCGCAGGTCCGCCGCGGACCGGTCACCGAGACGCAGGGTGATCCGGTCGCCGACGCCCACGTTCAGGTTCTTGCCGGCGATCTCCGGCAGCGCCACCGTGTCGCCCTGGAGGTCGGCGAGGCTGCCGGCCAGCGTCCGCACGCCGGTGATGCCGGCGGCGCTCGCCCCGGTGACGCCCTGCAACGGCCACGGCGACTCGACGTGCGACCCGTCGTACGGCTTGTTGATCCAGCCGGCGCTGGTGACGTACGCGGACGCCGCGCCGACACCGGGCGTGGCGCGGATCGCCTCCACGGTCTGCGCCGGGAACCCGCCGGTAGTGGAGGTGAGCACCACGTCGGCGCGCAGGTTGTCCGAGTAGTAGCGCTCGGCGGCCTCGTTCTGCGTGGTCTGGAGGTAGAAGTTGGCCACCGCCATCGCCACCGCGAGCATGATCGGGGTGACCGCGGAGGCCACCCGGACCGCGCGGACCCGCACGTTGACCGTGCCGAGGTAGCCGGCCAGCCCGAAGAACGCCCGCACCGGCAGGCTGAGCACGGCGGCCAGCAGCCGGGTCAGGCCGGGGCTGATCAGCGCGATGGAGATGGCCCAGCACATCACCGCCGGGCCGGCGGTCGCCGAGGCCACCGCGCCGCGCATCACGATCGCGGTCACCAGGATCAGCGCGAACCCGGCGCCGAAGAACAGGATCGAGAAGAGCACCCGGGGCCAGCTGACCCACTTGCGTTGCAGCGCCGCCTCGGCGATGCCGGCGGTCGGCCTGGTCTTGGACGGCCGGCGGCCGGCGACGTACGCGGCGACCAGCGCGGCGAAGATCCCGATCGCCGGGGCCGCCAGGTAGGGGATGAAGCCCTGGTGGAACCGCACCACCGGGGAGACCACCCCGGCCTCGGAGACGAGGTGGTAGAGCAGCGGCCCGAGGAACACCCCGGGCGCGCACCCCAGGATCGCGGCGCCGACCGCGACGACCAGCGCCTCCCGCCGGACCATCGAGCGGATCTGCCGGGGGGTGGCGCCGATGGAACGCAGCAGGGCGATCTCCTTCTGCCGCTGCTGCACCGACAGGCCCAGCGTGCTGGCGACCACGAAGATCGCCACGAAGATCGTCATGCCGGCGAAGACGCCGGAGAGCGGGATCAGCTGCGCCTGCCCACCGACCGCCTCGGGGAACTCGGCCACGCCGCGATCGTCACCGGTGAGCACGACCAGCTTGCGGTCGGCGAGGGTCCGCTCGATGCGGTCGCGCAGCGCGTCCAGGTCGGTGCCGGGCTTCGCCGTCACGCCGATCGCGTCGGCGCTGCCGGCGTGCGGGTCGAGCCGCTGCACGTCCGGGTCGGAGAAGAAGAGCGCGGCCTGGTCCAGCTCGCCCGGCGGCGCGGCGATGCCGGTCACCTGGAACGAGGAGGACGCGCCGCCGACCACCACGTCGACCCGGTCACCGACCTTGACGCCGGCCGCGCGGGCCACCGCCCGGTCGAGCACGACCTGCCCGGGCTGGGCCGGCGGCTGCCCGTCCAGCCGGTACGGCCCGAGCTGTGCCGACCCCCAGCCGTGCCCGAGCGACTGCGACCCGATCATCACCGGGGCGCCGCCACGCACGACGGTGGCGGTGAAGGACGACTCGGCCACGGCCCGCTCGACGCCGGGCACGCCCTGGATCCGGTCGACCAGCGCGGGATCGATCCAGTACCGCTCCGCCAGCGGCACGGACTTGATGTTCTTGGTGTCCTTCGGGTCCTTGTTCGGCACGCCGTAGGTCTGCTTGCCGCTCACCACGACGTCGGCGGCGGCCAGCCGCTGCGCCGGCACCGCCATCCGGATGCCGGTCTCCATCAACCCGCCGCACGCCACGATCAGGGCCACGCCGAGGAAGACCGCCAGGAAGGTCGCGATGAACGCGAGCTTGCGGTACCGCAGGGTGCGCCACGCGAGGTAGAACATCAGAAGCCACCCCGACCCGCGGACTGGGTCGCCCGGCTCTGCTGCCAGGCGGTCAGGTGGGTCATCCGCTCCGCGACCACGTCGGCGGTCGGGGCCTCCAGCTCGCCGATGAACTGGCCGTCGGCGAGGAAGAGCACCCGGTGCGCGGCGGCCGCGGCGACCGGGTCGTGGGTGACCATGATGATGGTCTGGCCGCCGGTGGCGACGGTCTCGCGCAGCAGTTGCAGCACCTCGACGGTGGTCTGGGTGTCCAGCGCCCCGGTCGGCTCGTCCGCGAAGATCACCGCCGGTCGCATGATCAGCGCCCGGGCGATCGCCACCCGCTGCTGCTGACCGCCGGAGAGCTCGCTGGGCAGGTGCTTGCGCCGCTCGGCCAGGCCCACCCGGCCGAGCACCTCCAGCACCGAGGACCGGTCCGGCCGGCGGCCGGCCAGCCGGAACGGCAGCCCCACGTTCTGCTCGACGTTCAGCGCCGGCATCAGGTTGAACGCCTGGAAGATGAAGCCCACCCGCTCGCGGCGCAGCCGGGTCAACTGGTTCTCGTCCATGCCGCTGAGTTCCTTGCCGTCCAGCACCACCGAGCCGGACGAGGGCACGTCGAGCCCCGCCGCGCAGTGCAGGAAGGTGCTCTTGCCGGAGCCGGACGGCCCCATCACCGCGGTGAAGCTGCCCCGCGGGAAGCTCATCGTGACGCCACGCAGCGCCTCCACGCGGTTCTCGCCCCGCCCGTACGTCTTGCGCACGTCGTCCAGCCGCACCGCGTCACCGGCGCCGCCGAGCGGCGTCCGCCTGTCCTGATTCCTGTCCACCTCATGCTCCCCGGGAAGTACGTCGCCACACGGCGGTGGTCACGTAGTCACGGTATGGATCGGGCAGGGTGCCGCACCATGCATCCAGCGACCCGATGACGTGGGCCTAGACCCACCCCTGTCCGGACCCCGGACCGACCCGGACCGCTCAGCTCGCCTGCGCCGTCGCCGGCTCCCACTGCTGCCAGGGCCGTTCCGCGCCGGACGGGGCGACGGCCAGCAGCCCGGTGCCGGTGG
This genomic window contains:
- a CDS encoding 4'-phosphopantetheinyl transferase family protein, whose product is MIGQLLPPAVAAVEAYDDSDVEPLHPQEAALVARAVDKRWREFTTARTCARRALRALGLPTGPILTGERGAPLWPGGVTGSLTHCAGYRAAVVARQEDVRSLGIDAEPDAPLPDGVLDAVALPEEQAMVRRLTGRHPGPPWDRLLFSAKESVYKAWYPLTGIFLGFDEARVVFHPADGSFTARVLVPGRGRDFDGRYRTGSGLVVTAVAVKN
- a CDS encoding 2-oxoacid:ferredoxin oxidoreductase subunit beta; its protein translation is MSEPVALKLTAKDFKSDQEVRWCPGCGDYAILAAVQGFMPELGIKRENTVFVSGIGCSSRFPYYMNTYGMHSIHGRAPAIATGLSVTRPDLSVWVVTGDGDALSIGGNHLIHALRRNVNLTILLFNNRIYGLTKGQYSPTSEVGKITKSTPVGSADAPFNPLSLALGAEATFVARTIDSDRKHLQSVLRAAAQHQGSAFVEIYQNCNIFNDGAFDQLKEPATRDDHLIRLEHGQPITFGKDGQHCVVHPPGGFGLEVRETATTPTQDIVVHDATVTDPAYAFALSRLPGLDLRNTPIGVLRAVTRPAYDAVVRAQVAGASSQDSPERQLAALLAGGDSWTIGTSA
- a CDS encoding 2-oxoacid:acceptor oxidoreductase subunit alpha, encoding MTSAVTGAGAKQVRRLDRVVIRFAGDSGDGMQLTGDRFTSETAQLGNDISTLPNFPAEIRAPAGTLPGVSSFQVHFADYDILTPGDAPNVLVAMNPAALKANLADLPRGADIIVNTDEFTRRNLAKVGYATSPLDDDSLAGYVVHPVALTSMTVGALAEHEVSKKDAERAKNMFALGLLSWMYSRPYESTLRFLERKFAARPELVAANVAAFRAGWNFGETTEDFSVRYEVKPAKMLPGTYRNITGNAALSLGLVAAGVRSGLPVFLGAYPITPASDILHELSKHKKLGVVTMQAEDEIAAVGAALGASYGGALGVTTTSGPGVALKSETISLAVALELPLVIVDVQRAGPSTGMPTKTEQADLNMALHGRHGEAPVAVIAPRSPSDCFHAALEAARIALTYRTPVILLSDNYVANGSEPWLLPDVDSLPDLRVEFATTPNGEDGTTFLPYLRDPETLARPWAIPGTPGLEHRIGGLEKADKTGDISYDPANHDFMVRTRAARIATIPVPGIEVEDPDGDARVLVLGWGSTYGPIGAACRGLRQRGLKIAQAHLRHLAPMPANLGDVLASYERVVIPEMNLGQLAHVIRATYLVDAIGYNQVRGLPFTAAELETMLEEVLKNV
- a CDS encoding serine/threonine-protein kinase — its product is MGEPTSGAVVEPGAPLRPGDPQQVGPYLLRRRLGSGGMGVVFLARAPGGGPVAVKVVHHELRARPEFRRLFAREVAAASRVADFCTARVLDADPDGPVPYLVTEYVDGLSLHDHVARHGSLSGPQAEALAVGVAAGLTAIHSAGLAHGDLTPRNVLLSPFGPKVIDFGLASLIHTLDLTAGPSYGTPGWLAPERLAGRPPAQPADVWAWGILVAWAATGRLPVDPRSGAAGVPDLRALPAGLAAVVARALHADPRRRPTAREAMLVLVGSADTASIRSAMGPVTTTTVAREATRWYDGGQPATLVDAPPRPRPRRSWPTVLAWVVTLVAVSALAVVALRRTDDGAPVNAAPHRPAPSSAPASPSPSSSPSPSPRPAPARPSGQDGSLAFTVRDVRCGTREIGMWPLTHKAEGVYCMVDVDVTNKGAKTAIVWVPSQQLVDTNGRGYTPDARALLYHPDTQRLTRGIKPGATVSGSLVYDTPVGTDFRQLVVHDSPLSAGTTIELP
- a CDS encoding sensor histidine kinase, which codes for MTGKAEDLEDLNVTVATHLLARTLTRALRATGRGVALLATAALSLVLFIATTLATAFLLLGVGVLLVPLVTTLVRRLTGVCRALAEASGVQIPTPYLPPLPAEPGMVGWVQRCRSILTDPATWRDLLFLLLNVVVGFALGLLPVTLLVYSLEGLLLSAGFWMLMRESGVNFWYGLTPMDTWPHAALGALVAVVAFAIWAASAPGVVAGHAHFAAALLGPSERSRIASRMRHLSETRSDVINIQATELRRIERDLHDGAQARLVAIGMKLGAATRQLRTNPDVAETLLVDARNATAAALEELRCLIRGIHPPVLAERGLEDAIRAVALESPLEVDVTVDVPGRLAAPAESAVYFAISELLTNVAKHADADRAGVDLRHEDGVLRATVIDNGQGGADAANGTGLRGIERRCASFDGTLVLSSPMGGPTIVILELPCALY
- a CDS encoding response regulator translates to MRVVLAEDLFLLRQGMVQLLESYDFEIVAAVDNGPALLDALVTLRPEVAVVDVRLPPTFTDEGLQAALEARRRHPGLPILVLSQHVEQLYAKELLADASGGIGYLLKDRVLNSDQFVDAIRRVADGGTAMDPQVISQLLAGQSRREPLSTLTPREREVLKLMAEGCSNTAIAQRLIVSQGAVAKYTTSIFTKLDLAPADDSNRRVLAVLAYLNGTRADAI
- a CDS encoding ABC transporter permease, with amino-acid sequence MFYLAWRTLRYRKLAFIATFLAVFLGVALIVACGGLMETGIRMAVPAQRLAAADVVVSGKQTYGVPNKDPKDTKNIKSVPLAERYWIDPALVDRIQGVPGVERAVAESSFTATVVRGGAPVMIGSQSLGHGWGSAQLGPYRLDGQPPAQPGQVVLDRAVARAAGVKVGDRVDVVVGGASSSFQVTGIAAPPGELDQAALFFSDPDVQRLDPHAGSADAIGVTAKPGTDLDALRDRIERTLADRKLVVLTGDDRGVAEFPEAVGGQAQLIPLSGVFAGMTIFVAIFVVASTLGLSVQQRQKEIALLRSIGATPRQIRSMVRREALVVAVGAAILGCAPGVFLGPLLYHLVSEAGVVSPVVRFHQGFIPYLAAPAIGIFAALVAAYVAGRRPSKTRPTAGIAEAALQRKWVSWPRVLFSILFFGAGFALILVTAIVMRGAVASATAGPAVMCWAISIALISPGLTRLLAAVLSLPVRAFFGLAGYLGTVNVRVRAVRVASAVTPIMLAVAMAVANFYLQTTQNEAAERYYSDNLRADVVLTSTTGGFPAQTVEAIRATPGVGAASAYVTSAGWINKPYDGSHVESPWPLQGVTGASAAGITGVRTLAGSLADLQGDTVALPEIAGKNLNVGVGDRITLRLGDRSAADLRVVALYPAKEGFETILLPAELLAAHSTTGLARQILVTAAPGTNRDALAETLRQKVAGQPGTLLGGRDEITTFAERTKTQAWVNYLLVALVAGYTMISVANTLIVATAGRRRELGMQRLIGATRKQALQMLTVEAGMVTIIGVVLGTIASVATLMPFSIVTLGRPVPSGPFWIYLAVVAGAAVLAFAATLLPGRRVMLTRPAEAAVAVE
- a CDS encoding ABC transporter ATP-binding protein, with amino-acid sequence MDRNQDRRTPLGGAGDAVRLDDVRKTYGRGENRVEALRGVTMSFPRGSFTAVMGPSGSGKSTFLHCAAGLDVPSSGSVVLDGKELSGMDENQLTRLRRERVGFIFQAFNLMPALNVEQNVGLPFRLAGRRPDRSSVLEVLGRVGLAERRKHLPSELSGGQQQRVAIARALIMRPAVIFADEPTGALDTQTTVEVLQLLRETVATGGQTIIMVTHDPVAAAAAHRVLFLADGQFIGELEAPTADVVAERMTHLTAWQQSRATQSAGRGGF